Proteins encoded by one window of Anaerobacillus sp. CMMVII:
- the pyrF gene encoding orotidine-5'-phosphate decarboxylase codes for MSVSPIIIALDYSEEAPVWDLLNQFGHEKLFVKVGMELYYSCGNALLSKLKDKGHHIFLDLKLHDIPNTVGRAMQSLARLDVDIINVHAAGGKLMMERALEGLDKGTAVGKDRPKCIAVTQLTSTSEQVMQEQLRITGKIEEVVVHYAKLAKDSGLDGVVSSPLEVPLVKEACGASFLTVTPGIRLLGDAKDDQQRITTPKQAHSLGSDFIVVGRSITASSNPKQALQTIITEWSEGV; via the coding sequence ATGAGTGTGAGTCCAATCATTATAGCCCTAGACTATTCAGAAGAAGCTCCGGTCTGGGATTTATTAAATCAATTTGGTCATGAAAAGTTATTTGTAAAAGTAGGAATGGAACTTTATTATAGCTGTGGAAATGCGCTTTTAAGCAAATTGAAAGATAAAGGACATCATATTTTCCTAGATTTAAAACTACACGATATCCCTAATACAGTGGGGCGTGCCATGCAGTCACTAGCTCGTCTTGATGTCGACATTATTAACGTACATGCTGCAGGTGGAAAGTTGATGATGGAACGTGCTTTAGAGGGGTTAGACAAAGGAACAGCCGTTGGCAAAGATAGACCTAAATGTATCGCTGTTACCCAATTAACGAGTACTAGTGAACAAGTCATGCAAGAACAGCTAAGAATTACCGGCAAAATTGAGGAGGTTGTTGTTCATTATGCAAAGCTTGCCAAAGACAGTGGTCTTGATGGCGTTGTTTCTTCTCCATTAGAAGTTCCATTAGTAAAGGAAGCTTGTGGAGCATCTTTTCTCACGGTGACACCTGGGATCAGATTATTAGGTGATGCGAAAGATGATCAACAACGAATTACAACACCAAAACAAGCACATAGCCTCGGTAGTGATTTTATCGTTGTTGGTAGAAGTATTACAGCGAGTTCAAATCCAAAGCAAGCATTACAAACGATAATAACTGAATGGAGTGAAGGCGTATGA
- a CDS encoding ABC transporter ATP-binding protein, translating into MIKKQQHGKNRFHYAIDSVIEKPFNWKQMLRLFNYMKPYSKNLLPLAIVAMIVSTAIRLITPILIGVVALNNVIYNRDGEALRNVVILITVLYIISWLANTWRIRWMNKLGQYVIFDLRQSLFKHIQRLSHKFFDKRSAGSILVRITNDVNSLQDLFTNGVINLLMDLLMLGGIIVILFFLSPQLTLAVMVILPLMFFISTGLRRKIRRSWQLVRLKQSQINSHLNESIQGIRVTQSYTQEKENISFFENMNEENYQAWRDATQKNAMFRPFVEMSNAIGTAILIWYGVSLIQGNTIDIGTFVSFAFYLGMFWEPISRLGQVYNQLLVGMASSERIFEFLDEKPAVKESKTAISLPEMKGQIQFEDVEFSYDDKRKALNKINFEVEAGQTVALVGHTGSGKTTIVNLIARFYDPSSGTVKVDGHDLKEIKLDSLRQRVSTVLQETFIFSGTIMDNVRFGKPEASDAEVIKACETVGAHRFIEQLKKGYHTEVEERGNILSVGERQLLSFARALLADPQILILDEATASIDTETEQVIQEALRTLLKDRTSIMIAHRLSTIREADNIIVLEHGNILETGNHDELMAQQGEYYNLVKAQFKVLNAG; encoded by the coding sequence ATGATTAAAAAGCAGCAACATGGGAAAAATCGGTTTCATTATGCCATTGACTCAGTAATTGAAAAACCATTTAATTGGAAGCAAATGCTCAGATTGTTTAACTATATGAAGCCATATTCTAAGAATTTACTGCCTTTAGCGATCGTAGCAATGATTGTGTCAACAGCGATACGCTTAATCACCCCAATATTAATCGGTGTTGTAGCGCTAAATAATGTTATCTACAACCGTGATGGAGAAGCATTACGAAATGTTGTAATTTTGATAACTGTACTTTATATCATCTCTTGGCTTGCGAATACCTGGAGAATTCGTTGGATGAATAAGCTAGGCCAATATGTCATCTTTGATTTACGACAAAGTTTATTTAAACACATTCAACGCTTATCACATAAGTTCTTCGATAAAAGATCAGCAGGATCAATTTTAGTAAGGATAACAAATGATGTAAATTCCCTACAAGATTTATTTACCAATGGAGTTATCAATCTCTTAATGGACTTGTTAATGCTAGGTGGAATTATTGTTATTTTATTTTTCTTAAGTCCACAATTGACATTAGCAGTAATGGTTATTTTACCTTTAATGTTTTTCATCTCAACAGGGTTACGAAGAAAAATCAGACGTTCATGGCAGTTAGTTCGGTTAAAGCAATCACAAATTAACTCCCATTTAAATGAAAGCATTCAAGGCATTCGTGTCACTCAATCGTATACTCAAGAAAAAGAGAATATCAGTTTCTTTGAAAATATGAATGAAGAAAACTATCAAGCTTGGCGAGATGCAACCCAAAAAAATGCGATGTTTCGTCCGTTTGTCGAAATGTCTAACGCAATTGGTACTGCAATACTAATTTGGTATGGTGTCTCACTTATCCAAGGAAATACGATTGATATTGGTACATTTGTATCGTTTGCATTTTATTTAGGGATGTTCTGGGAGCCAATTTCTCGCCTTGGTCAAGTATATAATCAACTTTTAGTAGGTATGGCATCATCTGAACGTATTTTCGAGTTCTTAGATGAAAAACCTGCCGTAAAAGAAAGTAAGACTGCAATTTCCTTACCAGAGATGAAAGGTCAAATCCAATTTGAAGACGTTGAATTCTCTTATGACGATAAACGAAAAGCTTTAAATAAAATTAATTTTGAAGTTGAAGCAGGTCAAACCGTTGCCTTAGTTGGGCATACAGGTTCAGGGAAAACAACAATTGTAAACTTGATTGCTAGATTTTACGATCCCTCAAGTGGAACTGTTAAAGTCGACGGTCACGATTTAAAAGAAATCAAGCTTGATAGTTTAAGGCAGCGTGTCAGCACAGTTTTACAGGAAACATTTATTTTCTCGGGAACGATTATGGATAATGTCCGTTTCGGTAAGCCTGAGGCATCTGATGCTGAGGTAATAAAAGCCTGTGAAACTGTAGGGGCACATCGTTTTATTGAACAATTAAAGAAGGGCTACCATACCGAAGTAGAAGAACGTGGAAATATACTTTCAGTTGGAGAACGCCAGTTATTATCATTTGCACGAGCATTACTTGCTGACCCGCAAATCTTAATTTTAGACGAAGCGACCGCGAGTATTGATACGGAAACCGAACAAGTGATCCAAGAAGCATTGCGAACGCTACTAAAAGATCGCACATCAATCATGATCGCACATCGTCTTTCAACCATTCGTGAAGCTGACAATATTATCGTTCTAGAACATGGAAACATTCTTGAAACCGGAAACCACGACGAGTTAATGGCTCAACAAGGAGAATACTATAACCTTGTTAAAGCCCAGTTTAAGGTGTTGAATGCAGGTTAG
- a CDS encoding class I SAM-dependent methyltransferase has protein sequence MKKMEGEDFDHLVRFFDGMATTNWLSSVHEQLKEATGGWKEKRVLDVGCGTGRFLLRGANEANHVTGIDLSSEMIKASNQIFLDQDLADKATFVVGDAYHLPFEDREFDIAVSTCVLFLLPEPEIAMDEMIRVINKNGTIAMLNPSLKMNQAKAAQYCKLKGLTGFEERTLMQWSKISTSRHTFSTQQLIDFLKGKGAREVDNLKVLDGLAIITIAKF, from the coding sequence ATGAAAAAGATGGAAGGCGAAGACTTTGACCACCTTGTTCGTTTTTTCGATGGAATGGCTACAACAAATTGGCTAAGTTCTGTCCACGAACAGTTAAAAGAGGCTACTGGAGGTTGGAAAGAAAAGAGAGTCTTAGATGTTGGTTGTGGAACGGGGCGCTTTTTGTTAAGGGGAGCCAACGAAGCAAATCATGTTACTGGAATCGATTTGTCGTCAGAAATGATAAAAGCAAGTAATCAAATATTCCTAGACCAAGATCTAGCTGACAAAGCAACCTTTGTCGTTGGAGATGCTTATCATTTGCCATTTGAGGATCGTGAATTCGATATTGCCGTTTCAACATGTGTTTTATTTTTACTTCCCGAGCCTGAAATTGCTATGGATGAAATGATTAGGGTTATAAATAAAAATGGAACAATTGCGATGTTAAATCCGTCCTTAAAAATGAATCAAGCAAAAGCTGCTCAATACTGTAAACTCAAAGGGCTTACAGGTTTTGAAGAAAGAACACTCATGCAATGGTCAAAAATCTCAACCTCGAGACATACGTTTTCAACACAACAGTTAATTGACTTCTTAAAGGGGAAAGGTGCTAGGGAAGTAGATAATCTTAAAGTGTTAGATGGGTTAGCAATTATTACGATTGCAAAATTTTAA
- a CDS encoding dihydroorotate dehydrogenase produces the protein MSRLNMELPGLSMRNPIMPASGCFGFGKEYAKFYDLEKLGAIAIKAATVETRFGNPTPRVAETSSGMLNAIGLQNPGLESILENELVWLEQYEVPIIANIAGTKTEDYIEVAEKISKAKNVHAIELNISCPNVKEGGITFGTNPKIARDLTRLVKEVSSVPVYVKLSPNVTDIVEMAVAVEEAGADGLSMINTLLGMRIDIKKRRPVLANGFGGLSGPAIKPVAIRMIHQVSQAVSIPIIGMGGVSTAEDVIEFFLAGASCVAVGTANFVDPFVCPTIIEDLPRVLDELGVDHISELIGGSWK, from the coding sequence ATGAGCAGATTAAACATGGAGTTACCAGGACTCTCAATGAGAAATCCGATCATGCCAGCATCAGGCTGCTTTGGCTTCGGAAAAGAATATGCAAAGTTTTACGATTTAGAAAAACTAGGTGCCATTGCGATTAAAGCAGCAACTGTTGAGACGAGATTTGGAAATCCAACACCGCGAGTTGCTGAGACCTCAAGTGGAATGCTTAATGCGATCGGGTTACAAAACCCAGGATTAGAAAGCATTCTTGAAAATGAACTTGTCTGGCTTGAGCAGTATGAAGTGCCAATTATCGCCAATATTGCCGGTACAAAAACAGAGGATTATATAGAGGTTGCCGAAAAAATCTCAAAGGCAAAGAATGTTCATGCCATTGAATTGAATATATCTTGTCCTAATGTCAAAGAAGGTGGAATTACGTTTGGGACAAATCCTAAAATTGCTCGTGATCTAACGAGATTAGTAAAAGAAGTATCGAGTGTTCCTGTTTATGTAAAGCTCTCACCTAATGTAACGGATATTGTTGAAATGGCTGTCGCAGTTGAAGAAGCTGGAGCAGACGGCTTATCGATGATTAATACGCTACTTGGGATGCGAATTGACATAAAAAAACGAAGACCAGTTTTAGCCAATGGTTTCGGTGGATTGTCAGGCCCAGCAATAAAGCCTGTTGCCATCAGAATGATCCATCAAGTAAGTCAAGCAGTATCAATTCCAATTATCGGCATGGGTGGGGTTAGTACAGCCGAGGATGTGATTGAATTTTTCTTAGCTGGCGCTAGTTGTGTAGCAGTAGGAACAGCAAACTTTGTAGATCCATTTGTTTGCCCAACAATTATTGAAGATCTCCCACGTGTCCTTGACGAACTAGGAGTTGACCACATTTCTGAATTAATAGGGGGTAGCTGGAAATGA
- the pyrE gene encoding orotate phosphoribosyltransferase, with translation MKQQLANHLLEIGAVHLKPNDPFTWTSGIKSPIYCDNRLTLSFPLVRRKIAIGLEELIQTYYPEVDVIAGTATAGIPHAAWVSDNLNLPMVYVRGKAKEHGKGNQIEGLIKAGQNVVIVEDLISTGGSVITTAEALEEAGANVLGVVAIFTYGLEKGTKQLSDAGLSYYTITDYLTLIDVAKEKQLINQEDLAKLKKWRDNPASLDWLS, from the coding sequence ATGAAACAACAATTAGCCAATCATTTATTAGAAATTGGAGCAGTTCACTTGAAGCCCAACGATCCATTTACTTGGACGTCTGGAATTAAATCACCGATCTACTGCGATAACCGCTTAACCCTTTCATTTCCTTTAGTTCGTCGAAAAATTGCAATTGGGTTAGAAGAATTAATACAAACATACTATCCGGAAGTTGACGTAATTGCCGGAACGGCTACTGCTGGAATTCCCCATGCAGCATGGGTAAGTGATAACTTAAATTTACCGATGGTTTATGTCCGTGGAAAAGCAAAAGAACATGGCAAAGGAAATCAAATTGAAGGTTTAATTAAAGCAGGACAAAACGTTGTCATTGTCGAAGATTTAATCTCAACAGGTGGAAGTGTCATTACAACAGCCGAAGCGTTAGAAGAAGCTGGTGCTAATGTTCTTGGAGTTGTTGCCATTTTTACTTATGGCTTAGAAAAAGGAACAAAACAGCTGAGTGATGCAGGTTTAAGCTATTATACAATTACTGATTACTTAACGCTGATTGATGTAGCAAAAGAAAAACAGCTAATTAATCAAGAAGATTTAGCTAAATTGAAAAAATGGCGTGATAACCCAGCTTCATTAGACTGGCTTTCATAA
- a CDS encoding carbamoyl phosphate synthase small subunit, whose amino-acid sequence MKRQLILENGTVFVGKAFGSEREMSGEVVFNTGMTGYQEILSDPSYCAQIVTLTYPLIGNYGINRDDFESIKPSINGLIVKEAAKFPSNWRNEESIDDLLKALDIPGLEGIDTRKLTRMIRNVGTLRGRLCGMDADVETVVNELKELTLPKDQVSKVSTKASYASPGRGYRVVLVDYGMKKGILRELNNRDCDVVVVPYNATSEEILRLNPDGIMLSNGPGDPVDVPEAIVTINELLGKVPIFGICLGHQLLALACGAKTTKLKFGHRGSNHPVKELCTGKIAITAQNHGYTVEPETVKNTRLAITHVAVNDGTVEGMEHLDYPAFSVQYHPEASPGPEDANDLFERFVDLMKNKIELKSVARG is encoded by the coding sequence ATGAAACGCCAATTAATCTTAGAAAATGGAACAGTATTCGTTGGAAAAGCATTCGGAAGCGAACGAGAAATGTCTGGAGAAGTAGTGTTTAATACAGGTATGACAGGCTATCAAGAAATCTTATCTGACCCTTCTTACTGTGCACAAATTGTTACATTAACTTATCCCCTAATCGGTAATTACGGAATTAACCGCGATGATTTTGAATCAATTAAACCTTCTATTAATGGTTTAATTGTTAAAGAGGCAGCAAAATTTCCTAGCAATTGGCGCAACGAAGAGTCAATTGATGATTTGTTAAAGGCGTTAGATATTCCAGGACTAGAAGGAATTGATACAAGAAAACTTACAAGAATGATCCGTAATGTTGGAACTCTACGTGGCAGACTTTGTGGGATGGACGCCGATGTTGAAACAGTTGTTAACGAGTTAAAAGAGTTAACATTACCAAAAGATCAAGTTTCAAAAGTTTCTACAAAAGCATCATACGCAAGCCCTGGAAGAGGCTATCGAGTAGTTTTAGTTGATTATGGAATGAAAAAGGGAATTTTAAGAGAATTAAATAATCGTGATTGTGATGTGGTTGTTGTTCCTTATAATGCAACAAGTGAAGAAATTCTTCGTTTAAATCCAGATGGAATTATGCTAAGTAATGGGCCTGGAGATCCTGTCGATGTTCCAGAAGCGATCGTTACGATTAACGAACTTTTAGGAAAAGTACCGATTTTCGGAATTTGTTTAGGGCACCAACTTTTAGCTTTAGCTTGCGGAGCGAAAACGACTAAGCTTAAGTTTGGCCATCGTGGTTCTAATCATCCAGTAAAAGAATTGTGCACTGGGAAAATTGCAATTACTGCTCAAAATCACGGCTACACAGTAGAACCGGAAACAGTTAAAAATACAAGATTAGCCATTACTCACGTAGCTGTTAATGACGGAACAGTTGAAGGTATGGAACATTTAGATTATCCAGCTTTTAGTGTTCAATACCATCCTGAAGCATCACCAGGACCGGAAGATGCAAATGATTTATTTGAACGCTTTGTGGACTTAATGAAAAATAAAATCGAATTAAAATCTGTAGCTAGGGGGTAA
- a CDS encoding dihydroorotate dehydrogenase electron transfer subunit yields MILQNMEICQQHQIASNVYELVLKGQELVNLASQGQFLHVKVSEGTDPLLRRPISIAKIDQDKGELTVIYRAGGRGTNMLALKQKGEVVSVLGPLGNGFSLEETSKGAVALLIGGGIGVPPLYELSLQLVKRGVKVVHVLGFAGSSDVFYEEKFMELGETYVATMDGSHGEKGTVIDIIHNKQLLFDTIYSCGPTPMLKAIETAFQDKKGFLSLEERMGCGIGACFACVCHVKDDPTKTAYKKICTDGPVFAIGEVEL; encoded by the coding sequence ATGATCCTACAAAATATGGAGATTTGTCAGCAACACCAAATTGCAAGTAATGTTTACGAGCTTGTCCTTAAAGGACAAGAGCTCGTAAACCTTGCTAGCCAAGGTCAATTTCTACATGTAAAAGTGAGTGAAGGAACTGATCCTCTACTTCGCCGTCCGATCAGTATTGCGAAAATTGATCAAGACAAGGGTGAACTTACAGTTATCTATCGAGCAGGTGGCCGAGGCACAAACATGTTAGCACTAAAGCAAAAAGGTGAAGTGGTGTCTGTTTTAGGACCATTAGGAAATGGATTTTCTTTAGAGGAAACTAGTAAGGGAGCAGTAGCCTTATTAATTGGGGGTGGGATCGGTGTTCCCCCACTATATGAACTATCGCTTCAACTTGTTAAACGTGGTGTAAAGGTCGTTCATGTCCTTGGCTTTGCTGGAAGTAGCGATGTGTTTTATGAAGAAAAGTTTATGGAACTTGGGGAAACGTATGTTGCCACTATGGACGGCTCCCATGGGGAAAAAGGAACCGTCATCGATATTATTCATAACAAACAACTCCTTTTTGATACGATTTATTCATGTGGACCGACACCTATGTTAAAGGCAATTGAAACAGCATTTCAAGATAAAAAAGGTTTCCTTTCCTTAGAAGAGCGGATGGGTTGTGGAATTGGTGCTTGTTTTGCTTGTGTTTGTCATGTGAAAGATGACCCAACGAAAACAGCTTATAAGAAAATATGCACAGATGGACCGGTATTTGCGATTGGAGAGGTGGAACTATGA
- the carB gene encoding carbamoyl-phosphate synthase large subunit, with amino-acid sequence MAKREDIKKILVIGSGPIVIGQAAEFDYAGTQACQALKEEGYEVILINSNPATIMTDTSMADKVYIEPITYEFVSRIIRQEKPDGLLPTLGGQTGLNMAVELERSGILKEFNIELLGTKLHSIEQAEDRDLFRTLMNDLNEPVPSSAIIHTLEEAYQFVEEIGYPIIVRPAYTLGGTGGGLVYNEEDLIEIVTSGLKYSPVTQCLVEKSIAGFKEVEYEVMRDGKDQAIVVCNMENIDPVGIHTGDSIVVAPSQTLSDREYQMLRNSSLKIIRALGIEGGCNVQFALDPDSYQYYIIEVNPRVSRSSALASKATGYPIAKIAAKIAVGYALDEIMNPITKTTYASFEPALDYVVSKIPRWPFDKFEAANRTLGTQMKATGEVMAIGRSLEESLLKAVRSLEANVVHLQMDKLQNLTQEEMDYRLQKADDERLFILAEAFRRGYTIEQLWGLTKIDRFFLNKIQGIIQFEETLRNSPFNEEILKEAKQLGFSDDAIASFWDKTERDVFDYRYEKGIVPVYKMVDTCAAEFESATPYFYGTYEDECESIITKKESIVVLGSGPIRIGQGIEFDYATVHTVLAIKEAGYEAIIVNNNPETVSTDFSISDKLYFEPLAVEDVMHIVNHEQPLGVIVQFGGQTAINLADELEARGVKILGTSLEAMDQAENRDKFEQKLQQLQVPQPLGRTATSVAQAVEIASKIGYPVLVRPSYVLGGRAMEIVYFEEELLRYMENAARVNPKHPVLIDRYLIGKEIEVDAICDGETVVIPGIMEHIERAGVHSGDSIAVYPPQSLTEETKEKIIERTIKLARGLNIVGLLNIQFVLHEDEVYVLEVNPRSSRTVPFLSKITGVPMANLATKAILGIKLNTLGYETGYVKEGKEVSVKVPVFSFAKLRDVDITLGPEMKSTGEVMGRDYSLAKALYKGLVASGMKIPTHGSVLFTIADKDKEEALELIRRFHRIGYHILATEGTAKQVKEENIPVTVVNKIGDEKPNMLDVIRQGHAQFVINTFSKGKQPARDGFRIRRESVENGVVCLTSMDTAEALLRVLELITFASEPMPSFKEEKVVVTAK; translated from the coding sequence ATGGCAAAGCGCGAGGATATCAAGAAAATTTTAGTCATTGGTTCAGGGCCAATTGTAATAGGGCAAGCTGCAGAGTTTGATTATGCGGGTACACAAGCATGTCAAGCTTTAAAAGAAGAAGGTTATGAGGTCATTTTAATAAATTCAAACCCAGCTACAATTATGACGGACACATCTATGGCTGATAAAGTGTATATCGAACCAATTACGTATGAATTCGTTAGCCGAATTATTAGACAAGAAAAGCCAGATGGGTTATTACCTACATTAGGTGGACAAACAGGTTTAAATATGGCAGTAGAACTTGAGAGATCAGGAATATTAAAGGAATTTAATATTGAACTTTTAGGTACGAAACTCCATTCTATAGAACAAGCAGAAGATCGTGATTTATTTAGAACATTAATGAATGACTTAAATGAACCAGTTCCTTCTAGTGCAATTATTCATACTCTCGAAGAAGCGTACCAGTTTGTAGAGGAAATTGGTTATCCAATTATTGTTCGTCCAGCCTACACACTAGGAGGAACTGGTGGAGGTCTTGTTTATAACGAGGAAGATTTAATTGAAATCGTTACGAGTGGATTAAAATACAGCCCAGTGACACAGTGCTTAGTAGAAAAAAGCATTGCCGGCTTCAAAGAAGTAGAATATGAAGTGATGCGTGATGGTAAAGATCAAGCCATCGTCGTTTGTAACATGGAAAATATCGATCCTGTAGGCATTCATACTGGTGACTCGATTGTTGTCGCACCGAGCCAAACGTTATCAGACAGAGAGTACCAAATGCTACGTAATTCTTCGTTGAAGATTATCCGTGCTTTAGGAATTGAAGGTGGTTGTAACGTTCAGTTTGCCTTAGACCCAGATAGCTATCAATATTATATTATTGAGGTAAACCCTCGTGTAAGTCGCTCTTCGGCTTTAGCTTCTAAAGCTACTGGCTATCCGATTGCAAAAATTGCAGCTAAAATTGCTGTTGGTTATGCTTTGGATGAAATTATGAACCCAATTACAAAAACAACGTATGCAAGTTTTGAGCCGGCATTGGATTATGTCGTTTCGAAAATTCCACGTTGGCCGTTCGATAAATTTGAAGCTGCAAACCGTACGTTAGGAACACAAATGAAGGCTACTGGTGAAGTAATGGCCATCGGTAGAAGTTTAGAGGAATCACTATTAAAGGCTGTTAGGTCATTAGAAGCAAATGTGGTTCACCTACAAATGGATAAACTTCAAAACCTTACACAGGAAGAAATGGACTACCGTTTGCAAAAAGCGGATGATGAGCGCTTATTTATTTTAGCTGAGGCGTTTCGTCGTGGATACACAATTGAACAATTATGGGGATTAACAAAAATTGATCGTTTCTTCTTAAATAAAATTCAAGGGATTATTCAATTTGAAGAAACATTAAGGAATTCACCTTTTAATGAAGAAATTCTTAAAGAAGCAAAACAACTCGGGTTCTCCGATGATGCAATTGCAAGTTTTTGGGATAAAACAGAGCGAGACGTGTTTGATTACCGCTATGAAAAAGGAATTGTCCCTGTATATAAAATGGTTGATACATGTGCAGCAGAATTTGAGTCAGCGACACCTTATTTTTATGGAACGTATGAAGACGAGTGTGAGTCGATCATTACAAAAAAAGAAAGTATTGTTGTTTTAGGTTCAGGTCCAATTCGAATCGGTCAAGGAATTGAGTTTGATTACGCAACCGTTCACACGGTGCTTGCAATTAAAGAAGCAGGGTATGAAGCGATTATTGTTAATAACAACCCTGAAACAGTATCCACTGATTTCAGTATTTCGGATAAATTATATTTTGAGCCATTAGCAGTTGAAGATGTCATGCATATCGTTAATCACGAACAGCCTCTTGGTGTTATTGTTCAATTTGGTGGGCAAACAGCGATAAACTTAGCTGACGAGTTAGAAGCAAGAGGAGTTAAGATTTTAGGAACATCGCTAGAAGCAATGGATCAAGCAGAAAATCGTGATAAATTCGAACAGAAATTACAACAGCTTCAAGTCCCACAACCACTTGGAAGAACTGCAACTAGTGTTGCCCAAGCGGTAGAAATTGCTAGCAAAATTGGTTATCCAGTGTTAGTTCGTCCTTCTTATGTATTAGGTGGACGTGCGATGGAGATTGTTTATTTTGAAGAAGAGTTATTAAGATATATGGAAAATGCAGCAAGAGTTAACCCAAAGCACCCGGTTTTAATTGACCGCTATCTAATCGGTAAAGAAATTGAAGTCGATGCAATCTGTGACGGTGAGACAGTAGTTATTCCTGGAATTATGGAGCATATTGAAAGAGCTGGAGTTCACTCTGGTGACTCGATTGCAGTCTATCCACCTCAAAGCTTAACAGAAGAAACAAAAGAAAAAATTATCGAGCGCACAATTAAGTTAGCAAGAGGTTTAAATATTGTTGGCTTGTTAAATATTCAGTTTGTTCTTCATGAAGATGAAGTTTATGTTCTAGAAGTAAATCCACGTTCAAGTCGTACAGTGCCGTTTTTAAGTAAGATTACGGGAGTACCAATGGCTAACTTAGCAACAAAAGCAATTCTTGGTATTAAACTAAATACACTTGGCTACGAAACAGGATATGTGAAGGAAGGCAAGGAAGTTTCAGTTAAAGTACCAGTATTCTCTTTTGCGAAATTACGTGATGTAGATATTACGTTAGGGCCAGAGATGAAATCAACGGGTGAAGTAATGGGTCGCGATTATTCATTAGCCAAAGCCCTCTATAAAGGTTTAGTAGCGTCAGGAATGAAAATCCCTACTCACGGTTCAGTATTATTTACAATCGCTGACAAAGATAAAGAAGAAGCTCTTGAATTAATTCGTCGCTTCCACCGTATTGGCTACCATATTTTAGCGACAGAAGGAACTGCAAAACAAGTTAAAGAGGAAAATATTCCTGTAACTGTCGTGAATAAAATAGGTGACGAAAAACCTAATATGTTAGATGTTATTCGTCAAGGACATGCTCAATTTGTCATAAACACATTCTCAAAAGGGAAACAGCCTGCCAGAGATGGCTTTAGAATTCGACGTGAGTCAGTTGAAAATGGAGTCGTTTGTTTAACGAGTATGGATACAGCAGAAGCCTTGTTACGAGTTTTAGAATTAATTACATTTGCTTCTGAACCAATGCCTTCGTTCAAGGAAGAAAAAGTGGTGGTGACAGCTAAATGA
- a CDS encoding NFACT RNA binding domain-containing protein has product MEGGYIRTRNKKQTKKKKETKPILEEYMSSTGLEILIGKNNKQNEYLTNRLARQYETWLHTKDIPGSHVVIKSTDVDETTLKEAATLAAYFSKARQSSSVPVDYTLIKHVKKPSGAKPGYVIYDNQTTLYVTPDEELVRKLKK; this is encoded by the coding sequence ATGGAAGGCGGTTATATTCGAACTCGTAACAAAAAACAGACCAAAAAGAAAAAGGAAACAAAGCCAATTCTAGAAGAGTATATGTCTTCTACAGGCCTTGAAATTTTGATTGGGAAAAACAATAAGCAAAATGAGTATTTAACTAATCGCCTGGCTAGACAGTATGAAACATGGCTACATACCAAAGATATACCAGGCTCACATGTAGTCATTAAAAGTACAGACGTTGATGAAACTACCTTAAAAGAAGCAGCAACATTAGCTGCATACTTTAGTAAAGCTAGACAATCAAGCTCTGTACCTGTTGATTACACCCTAATTAAGCATGTCAAAAAACCAAGCGGGGCAAAACCTGGCTACGTGATTTACGACAACCAAACAACCCTCTATGTAACACCGGATGAGGAACTTGTGAGGAAGCTTAAGAAGTAG